The Streptomyces sp. M92 nucleotide sequence ACGAGCAGCGATCCGCACCGGACTGACGCCCGTTCCACGCCCGCGGACACCGAGCGTCGCGTCGTTGATGGACGCCGACGCGTTGCGGGTCCTGCACCGGGCCGCCCGCGCCCTGCTCGACGACCTGCCCGACCTGACCGACCGGCTGACCGCCCTGCTGCGGGAACAGGAACCGGCGTACCGCGTGGCCTTCACCAAGGACCCGACGGCCACCTGGCAGGAGGTCCACCGCTCCCTGCGGCACAGCGTGGCCTCACTCCTGGACCCCCGCGGCTCCCGGGACGCGGCCCACCGCTGCACCTGGCGGATCGGCGCCACCCGCGCCGAGCAGGGCCTCCCGCTCGACGCCCTGCTGCACGCCTTCCGCCTCGGCGGCTCGCTGGTGTGGCAGCGGCTGGTCGAGGAGACCTCCCGTACCGCGCCCGAGGACGTGCGCCTGCTCGTCCATGTGGCCGCCGACGTGTGGAACTTCGTCGACGAGCACTGCACCCTCGTCGCCGACGCCTACCGGCAGACCGAGTGGCGGATCGGCCGGCTCCGTGAGAACCGGGCCCGGCTGCTGGCGGCGGGCCTGCTCGACGGCACCAGCCGCATCGCCGACCTGCCCGAGGCCGCCCAGGCCCTGGGCCTGCCGGAACACGGCCGGTACGTCGTCGTCGCCGTCACCGGCGCGCGCCCCACCCGGTCGGACGCCGCCCGCGCCGCCGTAGCGCCGGGCGCCCGCGTCCACTGGCACGCGGGGGCGGACGTCGACTACGGCATCGTCCTGGCCGACGCGGACGACGAGGAAGGGTTCCTGGAGCCGTCGGTGCCCGCGGGCGGGGCGTACGCCCCGGTCCACGGCGTCCGGATCGGCATCGGCAGCGCGGTCGACGGATTGGCCTCGGTCGGTGACGCCCGCCGGTTCGCGGACACCGCCCTGGAGATATGCCCGCAGACCGGCGGCACGGTGAGACTGGCCGAGCACCTCCCCGCCGCCCTCGTCGCCTCCAGCCCAGAACTCGGCGGCGCCCTCGCCGAACGGGTGCTCGGTCCGCTGCTGCGGCTGGAGCCCGCCGACCGCGAGGTGCTGCTGGACACCCTCACCACTTGGCTCGACTGCGACGGCTCCGCGCAACGGGCCGGCGAACGCCTCTACTGCCACCGCAACACGGTCCTCAACCGCCTCCGCCGCTGCGAGCAGCTCACCGGCCGCTCGCTGGCCCGCCCGGCCGACGTGGTGGAGATCAGCCTGGCGCTGACCGCCCGGCGGGTCCTGCGCGACTGAGGAGCACGCGGACGCCACACGGGCCGCGCCGCGCACAGCCCGCCCGGCTGAGGCGCGATTCGGCACGGCACAGCGCGGCCTGGTCCGGTCCGGTCGGGAGCGGCCAGACCGGCCCGGCCCCGCCCGGTCCGGGTCGGTCTGGGCCAGGCACGACACGATCCGGGCCCGGCACGGCACAGCGCGGCTAGGCCTGAT carries:
- a CDS encoding PucR family transcriptional regulator codes for the protein MQHAVRSRAAIRTGLTPVPRPRTPSVASLMDADALRVLHRAARALLDDLPDLTDRLTALLREQEPAYRVAFTKDPTATWQEVHRSLRHSVASLLDPRGSRDAAHRCTWRIGATRAEQGLPLDALLHAFRLGGSLVWQRLVEETSRTAPEDVRLLVHVAADVWNFVDEHCTLVADAYRQTEWRIGRLRENRARLLAAGLLDGTSRIADLPEAAQALGLPEHGRYVVVAVTGARPTRSDAARAAVAPGARVHWHAGADVDYGIVLADADDEEGFLEPSVPAGGAYAPVHGVRIGIGSAVDGLASVGDARRFADTALEICPQTGGTVRLAEHLPAALVASSPELGGALAERVLGPLLRLEPADREVLLDTLTTWLDCDGSAQRAGERLYCHRNTVLNRLRRCEQLTGRSLARPADVVEISLALTARRVLRD